In the Bacillus sp. HSf4 genome, GTCAACGACATGCGTATTTTCATCCAAATGCAGAATTTTGACGCCCGATGAGCCGACAATCAAAAAGGCGATCGGTGTGATTGAGACACCTCCGCCGCTGCCGCCTCCAAACGGAAGCTTCGCTTCCTTCCGCTCGCGCTCTCCGTCGCTTGCTTTTGATTCCGCTGGTTTATTGCCGCTGAACTCGCTTCCTCCCGCTGCAAACCCGAAGCCGACTTTGGAGACGGTTAAAATGACACTGCCGTCAGGTGTTTCTACAGGATCTCCGATAATGGTATTGACATCGATCATTTCTTTTAAATTTTCCATTGCGGTTTTCATCAAACCTTGAATTGGGTGTTCAGCCATATTCATTTCCTCCTATACTGATGAATCATTCTTTGTTGAACCCGACAGATGTTTAGGCAGCTTAAACAAGCCGCGCATTTTCCCTTTCCAATGAATAACGATTCTGAAAGCTGCGGTTATAGCATGTCCAAGGCGAAAATGGAATATACATGTCAGGTGCGTTTTGGAGGACGGCTGGTTAAAAGCAGGGATCACTTCATAATCGGGTTGATGATCAAAGCAAAAAAGCAGATCCAGCACAGCGATCACCCATCCCTTAACAGACCAGGCAGCACCCGTGATTATTCCGGTTAAAGCGGCATCGGAAAATCCGAGTACAGACGTCCATTCCAGTTTTGTCACATGTATTCGCTTCAAAAATCCGCGGACGATCGGCTGAAGATTGATGACCTGTTCGACCAGCTGTTTCATCTGCCTTATTTGATCCAGCATTTCCCCGTGGCCGACTTTTCTTTTCTTTTGATCTTTTTTTAAGGCTGTTTTCGTCCGTTCTTTCACATCGATCGTCATATCATCCGGATTGACTTTTATCAGGGGAATTTCCTTTTTGATGTGAAGAAGGCCGAATCCCGTTCGAATCTTAACTGTCAGGCGGTCATCATCAGATGAATGAAGGTATTCAACCGCCACGCGGATTTTCATGATCAAAACCGCTGCCAACAGAAGCAGCGCTCCGGCAATCCATATGTATACCATGATTTCACTTCCTCTTATACTAGGCATTATGGGAAGAAATCCGGCAAAATAAACATGGCGGCTTCAGACAGCAAAAAACCCGGCTTTAAATAGCCGGGTTTTCATCTGCTTTATTTGTTTTCCGATACAATTTTTCATGTACAACTGCTGTATCGGCTATAAAATCGTGGACACCTTGTTTTTTCGGCGAAAACGCCACTACGATATACGTGATATACAGGCTGTTGATGTAGCGGCCGATGAATTCTCTGAAGAGGATAACATCCCATGTCAGCCCCTTTTCCGGAATCAGTGACACAACCTTCAGTCCGAATACCATTTTGCCCAATGTCTGCCTAAAGTACTTTGTCATGACGGCGAAGTAGGCAAAAAACACGATAGCCGTCGTGACCGAGTATAGTGAAAACGTAAATAACCCAGATTCTTTCGGTAGATTGAGCAAGCTGAAAACAGGAGATATCACTAAGCGGTTCAAGCTGCCGACGACAATGCCGTCGAGCAGAAAAGCCCAAAATCTGATCCAAAAACCGGCATAGGCATGCTCCAACAGCGGGGCCGATTGTTGCTCAGAAGCTTCAGCGGGCGGTGTTAATTCATGATGACCTTTTTCATCATAAGTCATATCCATTTTTCGGTCCCCTCCTATTTAGCGTATAAATACATCGCTCTC is a window encoding:
- the ytfJ gene encoding GerW family sporulation protein, which translates into the protein MAEHPIQGLMKTAMENLKEMIDVNTIIGDPVETPDGSVILTVSKVGFGFAAGGSEFSGNKPAESKASDGERERKEAKLPFGGGSGGGVSITPIAFLIVGSSGVKILHLDENTHVVDKILEAAPQTIERIQQMFKKNAQQKQQMNQQNNTPF
- a CDS encoding DUF2953 domain-containing protein codes for the protein MVYIWIAGALLLLAAVLIMKIRVAVEYLHSSDDDRLTVKIRTGFGLLHIKKEIPLIKVNPDDMTIDVKERTKTALKKDQKKRKVGHGEMLDQIRQMKQLVEQVINLQPIVRGFLKRIHVTKLEWTSVLGFSDAALTGIITGAAWSVKGWVIAVLDLLFCFDHQPDYEVIPAFNQPSSKTHLTCIFHFRLGHAITAAFRIVIHWKGKMRGLFKLPKHLSGSTKNDSSV
- a CDS encoding RDD family protein: MDMTYDEKGHHELTPPAEASEQQSAPLLEHAYAGFWIRFWAFLLDGIVVGSLNRLVISPVFSLLNLPKESGLFTFSLYSVTTAIVFFAYFAVMTKYFRQTLGKMVFGLKVVSLIPEKGLTWDVILFREFIGRYINSLYITYIVVAFSPKKQGVHDFIADTAVVHEKLYRKTNKADENPAI